Proteins found in one Mucilaginibacter gracilis genomic segment:
- a CDS encoding ATP-binding protein has protein sequence MIKITKVQYLAAISLLLVFAIDVFTPSHYVVDTLYICCIVITFKQKKEIIAGFTIAACVLIMINAFVFDLKARQDISVWTNRGISILAIFITSSIAIRYRKLYQASILKEQAYSKALEELLFMASHQVRKPVANILGLIENIDTDFALLTPADISEHCKYLQVSALELDNVVKNLSEFLENIDGQNQF, from the coding sequence ATGATCAAAATTACGAAGGTGCAGTATTTGGCTGCTATAAGTTTGTTGCTGGTTTTCGCCATTGATGTGTTTACACCCAGTCACTATGTAGTTGACACGCTATATATCTGCTGTATCGTCATTACATTCAAACAAAAAAAGGAGATCATTGCCGGGTTTACCATTGCGGCCTGCGTACTTATCATGATAAACGCGTTTGTTTTTGATTTAAAGGCTCGTCAGGACATATCCGTTTGGACTAATCGGGGCATATCCATATTAGCTATTTTTATAACATCTTCTATTGCTATTCGTTACAGGAAACTTTATCAAGCCAGCATTCTGAAAGAACAAGCGTATTCAAAAGCTCTGGAAGAATTGTTATTCATGGCTTCTCACCAGGTTAGAAAGCCGGTAGCCAATATATTAGGTTTGATCGAAAATATAGATACTGATTTCGCATTGCTTACTCCGGCTGACATTAGCGAACACTGTAAATATCTTCAGGTTTCTGCACTCGAACTGGATAATGTAGTAAAAAATTTGAGCGAATTTTTGGAAAACATCGACGGACAAAACCAATTTTAG
- a CDS encoding RteC domain-containing protein codes for MLQEQNSRLLIQLEQDLEHLSFQNFEPLEKLTSALKLIRQALNKLKEFLGAYPFKDAHEQINFFKYIKPSFYQWQIYYTELYTIEAGFPFGDTDKQVDYLNQELHYFERFFQQYAFLYQYYKLDADELDNIYFIRGEEIQSVLLPEVPDVNPGFATSCDYLFSKFKAFEKLKSWVIEKLLYLKKNPASPLQLSSDSDEMKWTGDTINLAEIGIGIYHTKQLNNGTATLTEIFRWLEDRLQVKIGIPSKRLSELRRRKRLSRTKYLDEMKESVVLKLDKDDEFESIR; via the coding sequence ATGTTACAGGAACAAAATTCCCGGCTGTTAATACAGTTGGAACAGGATTTGGAACATCTATCGTTCCAGAACTTTGAGCCGCTTGAAAAATTGACAAGTGCTTTAAAACTGATCAGGCAGGCCCTAAACAAATTGAAAGAGTTTTTAGGAGCCTACCCATTTAAAGATGCACACGAACAGATTAACTTTTTCAAGTACATCAAACCATCTTTTTATCAATGGCAAATCTATTATACGGAACTGTATACCATTGAAGCCGGTTTCCCGTTCGGCGATACCGATAAGCAAGTCGATTATCTAAATCAGGAACTGCACTATTTTGAACGTTTTTTTCAGCAGTACGCATTTTTATATCAATACTATAAACTGGATGCCGATGAACTGGATAATATCTACTTTATACGCGGCGAAGAAATTCAAAGCGTTCTCTTGCCTGAAGTACCGGACGTAAACCCAGGTTTTGCAACAAGTTGCGATTACCTTTTCTCTAAGTTTAAAGCATTTGAAAAACTCAAATCATGGGTTATAGAGAAATTGCTTTACCTGAAGAAAAATCCTGCATCGCCCTTACAGTTGTCGAGCGACTCCGATGAAATGAAATGGACAGGCGACACAATCAATCTTGCCGAGATCGGTATTGGCATTTACCATACCAAACAACTCAACAATGGCACGGCCACCCTGACTGAAATTTTCCGTTGGCTGGAAGACAGGCTTCAGGTTAAGATCGGCATTCCCTCTAAGCGGCTTTCCGAATTACGCCGCAGAAAAAGGTTAAGCCGGACGAAATACCTGGACGAAATGAAAGAAAGTGTTGTCCTGAAACTTGATAAAGATGACGAGTTTGAATCTATCAGGTAA
- a CDS encoding response regulator transcription factor, which translates to MLVFGTQIHIVTFIFIVLELMMLSFQFFYYLFRPEDKNRLWYLVLLVLMLFYNITGGLFPDPNIKISIALQVMIAYGSGFLMASYFPFYFYKAFDLKSLRWHAYYGVPLFLMLPYVIFFIIDYAINGNLEADLKYGMIAPFVYALVLLWVMFRAIRKQQEESRNHKKYVEETAMYLAISPWAALAFFGFVEESQLIEVLCTNTGIVAISSLFIWKSVKKARYEYRRILKLNMDGTPPEILQENFIRYQLTKTEIEITQAILRGSNNKEIADALHISEETVKKHIYNTFRKMKVKNRAAMIYKLQNVHFNIFLALFL; encoded by the coding sequence ATGCTCGTCTTTGGAACACAAATTCATATCGTTACTTTCATTTTTATTGTACTGGAACTAATGATGCTCAGCTTCCAGTTTTTTTACTACCTGTTCAGGCCGGAAGACAAAAACCGACTATGGTACTTAGTATTATTGGTATTAATGCTTTTCTATAACATTACCGGGGGCCTTTTCCCAGACCCAAACATCAAAATCTCCATCGCGTTACAGGTAATGATTGCCTATGGCAGCGGATTTTTAATGGCTTCTTATTTCCCGTTCTATTTTTACAAGGCATTTGATCTGAAGTCGTTACGCTGGCATGCGTATTACGGCGTTCCCTTATTTTTGATGCTTCCCTACGTCATCTTTTTTATTATCGATTATGCGATAAACGGTAATCTTGAAGCAGATTTAAAATATGGCATGATTGCACCATTTGTATACGCGCTTGTGTTGCTTTGGGTAATGTTTCGGGCGATCAGAAAACAACAGGAAGAAAGCAGGAATCATAAAAAGTATGTCGAAGAAACCGCTATGTATCTGGCAATTAGTCCGTGGGCAGCGCTGGCATTCTTCGGTTTTGTAGAAGAAAGCCAATTAATCGAGGTCTTATGTACTAATACAGGTATTGTCGCTATAAGCTCCTTATTCATCTGGAAATCTGTTAAAAAAGCACGTTATGAATACCGTCGTATATTAAAACTAAATATGGATGGCACGCCCCCCGAGATCCTACAGGAAAATTTTATTCGGTATCAACTAACCAAAACTGAAATAGAAATAACACAGGCGATATTAAGAGGATCGAATAATAAAGAAATCGCCGATGCTTTACATATCTCTGAAGAAACGGTAAAAAAACACATCTACAATACGTTCCGAAAAATGAAAGTTAAAAACCGCGCAGCTATGATCTACAAGTTGCAAAACGTGCATTTTAATATCTTTTTGGCACTTTTCTTATAA
- a CDS encoding GNAT family N-acetyltransferase has translation MIKADNVDKKLVIELLSRAFDDNQSVNYIVRNDNMRTERIAALMDYSFEMCSLFGEVWLSDDRKACALILYPQNKQTTFSAILLDIKLIFKAIGISGIKKALNRESKIKSKQSKEPMTYLWFIGVEPTEQGKGIGSKLLQEVINHADTRQLPVYLETSTVKNLPWYENHGFKTYEQLDLTYTLYFLKR, from the coding sequence ATGATAAAAGCAGATAATGTTGACAAAAAACTTGTAATTGAATTACTCAGCCGAGCATTTGATGACAACCAAAGTGTAAACTATATTGTCCGTAACGACAATATGCGAACCGAACGCATAGCAGCATTGATGGATTATTCATTTGAGATGTGTTCCTTATTCGGAGAAGTATGGCTATCAGACGACCGAAAAGCATGTGCCTTAATACTTTATCCGCAAAACAAGCAAACCACTTTCTCCGCTATTTTACTGGATATCAAATTGATCTTTAAAGCCATTGGAATAAGTGGTATCAAAAAGGCGCTTAACCGCGAAAGCAAGATCAAATCCAAGCAATCAAAAGAGCCGATGACCTATTTATGGTTCATAGGGGTCGAACCAACAGAACAGGGCAAAGGCATTGGAAGTAAGCTTTTGCAGGAGGTCATCAATCATGCGGATACGCGGCAACTACCTGTATATCTTGAAACATCGACCGTAAAAAATCTGCCCTGGTATGAAAACCACGGCTTTAAAACCTACGAACAACTTGACTTAACCTATACTCTATATTTTTTAAAAAGATAG